One segment of Clarias gariepinus isolate MV-2021 ecotype Netherlands chromosome 6, CGAR_prim_01v2, whole genome shotgun sequence DNA contains the following:
- the LOC128526390 gene encoding CMRF35-like molecule 8 has translation MRKIQNLLYTFCIVLFCLSYEKSISETVHVGEDLNFSCKYPESLRSNPKFLCKIELHDSVCSHKRKFSLYDDRERRILSVSIRNVTERDSGEYWCGAEAAWESDNGYKVYFTQINLTVDPHVPVSTWEPIQPSSSSSSSSSSSFELISASPPAGFQASTVIPVSVTLALLLIGVIFLIVVLQKRRRMQAGTSFTGGCTGQDAGIKPEGTSADYCNMLPTILSEPSQSIYANVM, from the exons ATGAGGAAAATTCAAAA tctgctaTACAcgttttgtattgtattgtttt GTCTGTCCTATGAGAAGTCCATCAGTGAGACCGTTCATGTGGGAGAAGATTTGAACTTTAGCTGTAAATACCCAGAATCCCTCAGGAGTAATCCCAAGTTTCTCTGCAAGATTGAGCTGCATGATTCAGTTTGTTCTCATAAAAGGAAATTCTCCCTGTATGATGACAGAGAAAGACGAATCTTGAGTGTGAGTATTAGAAATGTAACTGAGCGAGACTCTGGTGAATACTGGTGTGGAGCTGAAGCAGCCTGGGAATCTGATAATGGATACAAGGTTTATTTCACACAGATCAACCTGACAGTTG ACCCACATGTTCCTGTTTCAACCTGGGAACCAATACagccttcatcatcatcatcatcatcatcttcatcatcatttgAGCTTATATCAGCTTCTCCTCCAGCAG GATTTCAAGCTTCCACTGTGATCCCTGTGTCTGTAACTCTGGCATTGCTTTTAATTGGAGTCATATTCCTCATTGTGGTTTTACAGAAGAGACGCAGGATGCAAG cagGAACTTCTTTTACTGGTGGATGTACTGGCCAAGATGCAGGAATTAAGCCAGAG GGAACTTCCGCAGATTACTGCAACATGCTACCCACAATCCTTTCTGAACCTTCTCAAAGCATTTATGCCAACGTAATGTAG